Proteins encoded together in one Anas acuta chromosome 10, bAnaAcu1.1, whole genome shotgun sequence window:
- the CTCF gene encoding transcriptional repressor CTCF isoform X2 translates to MEGEAVEAIVEESETFIKGKERKTYQRRREGGQEDDACHITPNQADGGEVVQDVNSGVQMVMMEQLDPTLLQMKTEVMEGAVPQETEATVDDTQIITLQVVNMEEQPINLGELQLVQVPVPVTVPVATTSVEELQGAYENEVSKGGLQEGEPMICHTLPLPEGFQVVKVGANGEVETLEQGELQPQEDPNWQKDPDYQPPAKKTKKNKKSKLRYTEEGKDVDVSVYDFEEEQQEGLLSEVNAEKVVGNMKPPKPTKIKKKGVKKTFQCELCSYTCPRRSNLDRHMKSHTDERPHKCHLCGRAFRTVTLLRNHLNTHTGTRPHKCPDCDMAFVTSGELVRHRRYKHTHEKPFKCSMCDYASVEVSKLKRHIRSHTGERPFQCSLCSYASRDTYKLKRHMRTHSGEKPYECYICHARFTQSGTMKMHILQKHTENVAKFHCPHCDTVIARKSDLGVHLRKQHSYIEQGKKCRYCDAVFHERYALIQHQKSHKNEKRFKCDQCDYACRQERHMVMHKRTHTGEKPYACSHCDKTFRQKQLLDMHFKRYHDPNFVPAAFVCSKCGKTFTRRNTMARHADNCSGLDGGEGENGGETKKGKRGRKRKMRSKKEDSSDSEENAEPDLDDNEDEEETAVEIEAEPEVEQEAPAPPPSKKRRGRPPGKAATQTKQSQPAAIIQVEDQNTGEIENIIVEVKKEPDAETVEEEEEAQPAVVEAPNGDLTPEMILSMMDR, encoded by the exons ATGGAAGGTGAGGCAGTTGAAGCTATTGTGGAGGAATCAGAAACTTTTATTAAgggcaaagagagaaaaacctATCAAAGACGCCGTGAAGGTGGACAGGAGGACGATGCTTGTCATATAACACCAAACCAAGCAGACGGAGGTGAAGTAGTGCAGGATGTCAACAGCGGGGTGCAGATGGTGATGATGGAACAGCTGGACCCAACTCTTCTTCAAATGAAGACTGAAGTCATGGAAGGTGCGGTGCCTCAGGAGACAGAGGCCACGGTGGATGACACGCAGATCATAACTCTTCAGGTTGTTAATATGGAAGAGCAGCCTATAAACCTCGGTGAGCTTCAGCTGGTCCAAGTACCTGTTCCAGTGACTGTACCTGTTGCCACCACATCTGTGGAGGAGCTTCAGGGAGCTTACGAAAACGAGGTTTCCAAAGGAGGCCTGCAAGAAGGAGAGCCCATGATCTGCCACACCCTGCCTTTACCAGAAGGCTTTCAAGTAGTGAAAGTGGGTGCAAATGGTGAGGTGGAGACATTGGAACAAGGTGAACTCCAGCCACAGGAAGATCCCAATTGGCAAAAAGATCCAGACTATCAGCCACcagccaaaaaaacaaagaaaaacaaaaagagtaaGCTTCGTTACACTGAGGAAGGCAAAGACGTGGATGTCTCTGTGTATGACTTtgaagaggagcagcaggagggcttaTTGTCTGAGGTCAATGCAGAAAAGGTGGTGGGCAACATGAAGCCACCTAAaccaacaaaaattaaaaagaaag GTGTAAAGAAGACATTCCAGTGTGAACTGTGCAGTTACACTTGTCCACGTCGTTCCAACTTGGACCGCCATATGAAAAGCCACACTGATGAAAGACCACATAAGTGCCATCTCTGTGGCAGGGCTTTCCGGACAGTCACGTTACTGAGGAACCACCTCAACACTCACACAG GTACTCGCCCTCACAAGTGCCCAGACTGCGACATGGCCTTTGTGACCAGTGGAGAGTTGGTTCGGCATCGCCGCTACAAACACACCCATGAGAAACCCTTCAAATGTTCAATGTGCGATTATGCTAGTGTGGAG GTTAGCAAATTGAAACGCCACATTCGTTCTCACACTGGGGAGCGTCCGTTCCAGTGCAGCTTGTGCAGCTATGCCAGCAGGGATACTTACAAACTGAAGAGGCACATGAGAACCCACTCTG GAGAGAAGCCATATGAATGTTACATCTGCCATGCTCGCTTCACTCAAAGTGGTACCATGAAGATGCACATTTTGCAGAAGCACACAGAGAACGTGGCCAAATTTCACTGTCCTCACTGTGATACTGTTATAGCGAGAAAGAGTGACTTGG GTGTTCATTTGCGAAAGCAGCATTCCTACATTGAACAGGGCAAGAAGTGTCGCTATTGTGATGCTGTGTTTCATGAACGCTATGCCCTCATACAGCATCAAAAGTCTCACAAGAACGAGAAGCGCTTCAAGTGTGACCAGTGTGATTACGCATGCAGACAG GAGCGGCACATGGTCATGCATAAACGGACCCATACTGGAGAAAAGCCTTACGCCTGTAGCCATTGTGATAAAACCTTCCGTCAGAAACAGCTCCTTGATATGCACTTCAAACGATACCATGATCCCAACTTTGTCCCTGCTGCCTTTGTCTGTTCCAAGTGTGGTAAAACGTTCACTCGCAGG AACACGATGGCCAGACATGCTGATAATTGTTCTGGCCTAGAtggtggggaaggagagaatGGGGGAGAAACAAAGAAGGGCAAACGTGGCCGAAAGAGGAAGATGCGCTCCAAGAAAGAAGATTCCTCTGACAGTG AGGAAAATGCTGAACCAGATTTGGATGATAATGAAGATGAGGAGGAGACAGCAGTAGAAATTGAGGCTGAACCAGAAGTCGAGCAAGAGGCTCCTGCACCACCTCCcagtaagaaaagaagaggaagaccACCAGGCAAAGCTGCCACTCAAACAAAACAATCCCAGC CTGCAGCAATCATTCAGGTTGAAGACCAGAACACTGgtgaaattgaaaatattataGTTGAAGTAAAGAAAGAACCCGATGCAGAAACagtagaggaagaggaggaagctcAGCCTGCTGTAGTGGAAGCTCCAAACGGAGACCTCACTCCTGAGATGATTCTCAGCATGATGGACCGGTGA
- the CTCF gene encoding transcriptional repressor CTCF isoform X1, whose product MSLKHQQQEGEMEGEAVEAIVEESETFIKGKERKTYQRRREGGQEDDACHITPNQADGGEVVQDVNSGVQMVMMEQLDPTLLQMKTEVMEGAVPQETEATVDDTQIITLQVVNMEEQPINLGELQLVQVPVPVTVPVATTSVEELQGAYENEVSKGGLQEGEPMICHTLPLPEGFQVVKVGANGEVETLEQGELQPQEDPNWQKDPDYQPPAKKTKKNKKSKLRYTEEGKDVDVSVYDFEEEQQEGLLSEVNAEKVVGNMKPPKPTKIKKKGVKKTFQCELCSYTCPRRSNLDRHMKSHTDERPHKCHLCGRAFRTVTLLRNHLNTHTGTRPHKCPDCDMAFVTSGELVRHRRYKHTHEKPFKCSMCDYASVEVSKLKRHIRSHTGERPFQCSLCSYASRDTYKLKRHMRTHSGEKPYECYICHARFTQSGTMKMHILQKHTENVAKFHCPHCDTVIARKSDLGVHLRKQHSYIEQGKKCRYCDAVFHERYALIQHQKSHKNEKRFKCDQCDYACRQERHMVMHKRTHTGEKPYACSHCDKTFRQKQLLDMHFKRYHDPNFVPAAFVCSKCGKTFTRRNTMARHADNCSGLDGGEGENGGETKKGKRGRKRKMRSKKEDSSDSEENAEPDLDDNEDEEETAVEIEAEPEVEQEAPAPPPSKKRRGRPPGKAATQTKQSQPAAIIQVEDQNTGEIENIIVEVKKEPDAETVEEEEEAQPAVVEAPNGDLTPEMILSMMDR is encoded by the exons caaGAAGGTGAAATGGAAGGTGAGGCAGTTGAAGCTATTGTGGAGGAATCAGAAACTTTTATTAAgggcaaagagagaaaaacctATCAAAGACGCCGTGAAGGTGGACAGGAGGACGATGCTTGTCATATAACACCAAACCAAGCAGACGGAGGTGAAGTAGTGCAGGATGTCAACAGCGGGGTGCAGATGGTGATGATGGAACAGCTGGACCCAACTCTTCTTCAAATGAAGACTGAAGTCATGGAAGGTGCGGTGCCTCAGGAGACAGAGGCCACGGTGGATGACACGCAGATCATAACTCTTCAGGTTGTTAATATGGAAGAGCAGCCTATAAACCTCGGTGAGCTTCAGCTGGTCCAAGTACCTGTTCCAGTGACTGTACCTGTTGCCACCACATCTGTGGAGGAGCTTCAGGGAGCTTACGAAAACGAGGTTTCCAAAGGAGGCCTGCAAGAAGGAGAGCCCATGATCTGCCACACCCTGCCTTTACCAGAAGGCTTTCAAGTAGTGAAAGTGGGTGCAAATGGTGAGGTGGAGACATTGGAACAAGGTGAACTCCAGCCACAGGAAGATCCCAATTGGCAAAAAGATCCAGACTATCAGCCACcagccaaaaaaacaaagaaaaacaaaaagagtaaGCTTCGTTACACTGAGGAAGGCAAAGACGTGGATGTCTCTGTGTATGACTTtgaagaggagcagcaggagggcttaTTGTCTGAGGTCAATGCAGAAAAGGTGGTGGGCAACATGAAGCCACCTAAaccaacaaaaattaaaaagaaag GTGTAAAGAAGACATTCCAGTGTGAACTGTGCAGTTACACTTGTCCACGTCGTTCCAACTTGGACCGCCATATGAAAAGCCACACTGATGAAAGACCACATAAGTGCCATCTCTGTGGCAGGGCTTTCCGGACAGTCACGTTACTGAGGAACCACCTCAACACTCACACAG GTACTCGCCCTCACAAGTGCCCAGACTGCGACATGGCCTTTGTGACCAGTGGAGAGTTGGTTCGGCATCGCCGCTACAAACACACCCATGAGAAACCCTTCAAATGTTCAATGTGCGATTATGCTAGTGTGGAG GTTAGCAAATTGAAACGCCACATTCGTTCTCACACTGGGGAGCGTCCGTTCCAGTGCAGCTTGTGCAGCTATGCCAGCAGGGATACTTACAAACTGAAGAGGCACATGAGAACCCACTCTG GAGAGAAGCCATATGAATGTTACATCTGCCATGCTCGCTTCACTCAAAGTGGTACCATGAAGATGCACATTTTGCAGAAGCACACAGAGAACGTGGCCAAATTTCACTGTCCTCACTGTGATACTGTTATAGCGAGAAAGAGTGACTTGG GTGTTCATTTGCGAAAGCAGCATTCCTACATTGAACAGGGCAAGAAGTGTCGCTATTGTGATGCTGTGTTTCATGAACGCTATGCCCTCATACAGCATCAAAAGTCTCACAAGAACGAGAAGCGCTTCAAGTGTGACCAGTGTGATTACGCATGCAGACAG GAGCGGCACATGGTCATGCATAAACGGACCCATACTGGAGAAAAGCCTTACGCCTGTAGCCATTGTGATAAAACCTTCCGTCAGAAACAGCTCCTTGATATGCACTTCAAACGATACCATGATCCCAACTTTGTCCCTGCTGCCTTTGTCTGTTCCAAGTGTGGTAAAACGTTCACTCGCAGG AACACGATGGCCAGACATGCTGATAATTGTTCTGGCCTAGAtggtggggaaggagagaatGGGGGAGAAACAAAGAAGGGCAAACGTGGCCGAAAGAGGAAGATGCGCTCCAAGAAAGAAGATTCCTCTGACAGTG AGGAAAATGCTGAACCAGATTTGGATGATAATGAAGATGAGGAGGAGACAGCAGTAGAAATTGAGGCTGAACCAGAAGTCGAGCAAGAGGCTCCTGCACCACCTCCcagtaagaaaagaagaggaagaccACCAGGCAAAGCTGCCACTCAAACAAAACAATCCCAGC CTGCAGCAATCATTCAGGTTGAAGACCAGAACACTGgtgaaattgaaaatattataGTTGAAGTAAAGAAAGAACCCGATGCAGAAACagtagaggaagaggaggaagctcAGCCTGCTGTAGTGGAAGCTCCAAACGGAGACCTCACTCCTGAGATGATTCTCAGCATGATGGACCGGTGA